Within the Bacteroidota bacterium genome, the region GACAATGTGCGGTCCGCCCCCGCCGAAGCGTTTCCTAAGGAAGGGCTCGACGGAGCGGGCGCAACCGGGCTTATTCCGATTGAGGGTGTCTGATCTTCGATGTTCGACCTGCTGAGCAGCTGCTTTGAGCATCCACTCACAAGTTGAACAACTCCGATCGCAAACCCTCAGACGCGGCGACGCTTCGGAGGCCGGCAGCCGTTGTGAGGGATAGGGGTGACGTCGCGGATCGTAAGGATCTCCAGGCCCGCGGCGCTGAGGGCACGCACGGCGCCTTCGCGACCCGAGCCGGGTCCCTTGATGTAGACGTCGACGCGACGGAGGCCGAGGTCGTAGGCTTCCTTCGCGGCTTCGCCGGCAGCTACCTGCGCGGCGTAGGGCGTGTTTTTGCGCGAGCCTTTGAAGCCCTGCTTGCCCGACGAGCCCCACGAGATGGTATTCCCGTAGGAGTCGGTGATCGTGATGATGACGTTGTTGAACGTCGCCTTGACGTAGGCCGCGCCGTTGGACTCGACCTGGATCTTCTTGCGTTGCGTGCGGCGGCCCTTGCCGCCCTTCTGCTGCTTCGCCATGATTCGGAGTTTGTGTGTAGGGAGCCGGGCTCAGTGTCAGCGACCCGGCTCGTCTCGGTGAGGTGTTTATGCCGGGGTCGCCGCGCCCAGGGTGTGCTCGCGCCGGTAGCGAAAGCGTCTGGTCTGCGACGGGCCCAAGCCGAGCGACTGCACGCCCAACCATAGAGGCCGGGCGCAACGGGCGCTACTTACGGGGTGCCTTCTTCTTGCCCGCGACGGTCTTCTTGCGGCCCTTGCGGGTGCGCGCGTTGGTCTTCGTGCGCTGGCCGCGAACCGGCAGTCCGCGACGGTGGCGCAGACCGCGGTAGCAGCCGATGTCCATTAGCCGCTTGATGTTGAGTTGGATCTCGGTGCGGAGGTTCCCCTCCACGACGTAGTTGTCCTCGATGAGGCGGCGGACGCGGCGTGTCTCCTCATCGGTCCAGTCCTCCGCCTTGGAGGTGGGATCGAGTTCGGCACGCTCCAGGATCTCGATGGCGCGGCTGCGCCCGATCCCATAGATGTCCGTCAGCGCGAACTCCGCGCGCTTGTTGTTCGGTACGTCGACTCCTGCGATACGTGGCATAGGTGCTGGTCGATTTTTGATTTTTGATTTTTGATTTTTGAGATGCCTGACGAATCCGTCAATCGCAAATCAAAAATCTCCTATCGCAAATCCGCTTACCCCTGGCGCTGCTTGTGCTTGGGGTTCTTCTTGTTGATGATGTAGATGCGGCCCTTGCGGCGGACGATCTTGTCGTCGGCAGAGCGCTTCTTGACGCTGGCGCGGACTTTCATAGCTCTTGCTGGCTGTGTGATGGACTAGGAAGCGATTGGAATCAGGACGTGACAGCCGCGAGCGGCGTGGGCTCCGCGACGAAGGCCCCCCTTGCGCGAAGGGCGGCCTCGATGGATTCAAAGCTGGATAGGATTTCAGCGCGACCGCGACGGACAGCGACCAT harbors:
- the rpsK gene encoding 30S ribosomal protein S11, with the translated sequence MAKQQKGGKGRRTQRKKIQVESNGAAYVKATFNNVIITITDSYGNTISWGSSGKQGFKGSRKNTPYAAQVAAGEAAKEAYDLGLRRVDVYIKGPGSGREGAVRALSAAGLEILTIRDVTPIPHNGCRPPKRRRV
- the rpsM gene encoding 30S ribosomal protein S13 → MPRIAGVDVPNNKRAEFALTDIYGIGRSRAIEILERAELDPTSKAEDWTDEETRRVRRLIEDNYVVEGNLRTEIQLNIKRLMDIGCYRGLRHRRGLPVRGQRTKTNARTRKGRKKTVAGKKKAPRK
- the rpmJ gene encoding 50S ribosomal protein L36 gives rise to the protein MKVRASVKKRSADDKIVRRKGRIYIINKKNPKHKQRQG